Proteins co-encoded in one Methylobacterium sp. WL1 genomic window:
- the rnr gene encoding ribonuclease R has product MAEATEPVGKREIAKAFGIKGAAKIDLKRILKEIEEDGGLDRGRGGLAAAGRLPPVVLSDIRSRDRHGDFLAVPVEWTGTGKPPSIVLTQSRGPRKGNRPAAGIGDRALVRVERDAEGGYTGRVIKVIGKNKAEIIGVYRAGAQGGRIVPVEKRSQGREILIPPGEEGQARDGDLVSVSLERETRFGLPRGRVRERLGSLGSEKAVSLIAIHLHNIPHVFSDATLAEADAAAPAPLKGREDWRDRPLLTIDPPDAKDHDDAVMAEPDHDPANPGGFLVTVAIADVAAYVRPGSSLDREALERGNSVYFPDRVVPMLPERISNDLCSLREGEDRPAIAVRMVIAADGVKRRHTFHRVMMRSRAKLAYAQAQAAIDGQADAATEPLLETVLRPLWAAYAALREARDSRGPLALDLPERKVLLSPEGAVDRVIVPERLDAHRLIEEFMIQANVAAAETLEAAKQALIYRVHDEPAQEKMQALGEVLASVGIKLPKEGALRPALFNRILGSVAGSEHATFINEVVLRSQAQAVYASENLGHFGLNLRRYAHFTSPIRRYADLIVHRALIAACRLGADGLPAEVSVGELAQIGEQISAAERRAMAAERETIDRLIAHHLVDRIGATFAGQIAGVTRSGLFIKLDETGADGFVPISQLGADYFRHEEARHALVGERSGETFRLGDRVEVRLVEAAPVAGALRFELLSAGQTRSGSSKDGAGRKPGGRPFKAAPSGRPPGIRNSGTRHRGSRR; this is encoded by the coding sequence GTGGCGGAGGCGACCGAACCCGTCGGCAAGCGGGAGATCGCCAAGGCGTTCGGCATCAAGGGCGCCGCCAAGATCGACCTGAAGCGCATCCTCAAGGAGATCGAGGAGGATGGCGGCCTCGATCGCGGGCGCGGCGGCCTCGCAGCTGCCGGTCGCCTGCCGCCGGTGGTTCTGAGCGACATCCGCTCGCGCGACCGGCACGGCGACTTCCTGGCGGTTCCGGTCGAGTGGACCGGCACCGGCAAGCCGCCATCCATCGTGCTCACGCAAAGCCGCGGACCGCGCAAGGGCAACCGCCCGGCCGCCGGGATCGGCGACCGCGCCCTCGTCCGGGTCGAGCGCGACGCCGAGGGCGGCTATACCGGCCGGGTCATCAAGGTCATCGGAAAGAACAAGGCCGAGATCATCGGCGTCTACCGCGCCGGGGCGCAGGGCGGCCGGATCGTGCCGGTCGAGAAGCGCTCGCAGGGCCGCGAGATCCTGATCCCGCCCGGCGAGGAGGGTCAGGCCCGGGACGGCGACCTCGTCAGCGTATCGCTGGAGCGGGAGACGCGCTTCGGCCTGCCGCGGGGCCGGGTCCGGGAACGGCTCGGCTCGCTCGGCTCCGAGAAGGCCGTGAGTCTGATCGCGATCCACCTGCACAACATCCCGCACGTATTCTCGGACGCGACCCTGGCCGAGGCCGATGCAGCGGCCCCCGCCCCGCTCAAAGGTCGCGAGGATTGGCGCGACCGCCCGCTGCTGACCATCGATCCGCCGGACGCCAAGGACCACGACGACGCCGTGATGGCGGAGCCTGATCACGACCCGGCCAATCCGGGCGGCTTCCTCGTCACGGTGGCGATCGCGGATGTCGCGGCCTATGTCCGCCCCGGCTCGAGCCTCGACCGCGAGGCGCTGGAGCGGGGCAACTCGGTCTATTTCCCCGACCGCGTCGTGCCGATGCTGCCGGAGCGGATCTCCAACGATCTGTGCTCCCTGCGCGAGGGCGAGGACCGCCCGGCCATCGCGGTCCGGATGGTGATCGCCGCCGATGGGGTGAAGCGCCGCCACACGTTCCACCGGGTGATGATGCGCTCCCGGGCCAAGCTCGCCTACGCGCAGGCGCAAGCCGCCATCGACGGGCAGGCGGATGCCGCAACGGAGCCACTGTTGGAGACGGTGCTGCGCCCGCTCTGGGCGGCCTACGCGGCCCTGCGCGAGGCCCGGGACAGCCGCGGGCCGCTCGCGCTCGACCTGCCCGAGCGCAAGGTGCTGCTCTCGCCCGAGGGCGCGGTCGACCGGGTGATCGTGCCGGAGCGCCTCGACGCGCACCGGCTGATCGAGGAGTTCATGATCCAGGCCAACGTCGCCGCCGCCGAGACCCTGGAGGCGGCCAAGCAGGCGCTGATCTACCGGGTGCACGACGAGCCGGCGCAGGAGAAGATGCAGGCGCTCGGCGAGGTCCTGGCCTCGGTCGGGATCAAGCTGCCCAAGGAGGGGGCGCTGCGCCCCGCCTTGTTCAACCGCATCCTCGGATCGGTGGCCGGCAGCGAGCACGCGACCTTCATCAACGAGGTGGTGCTGCGCTCCCAGGCCCAGGCCGTCTACGCCTCCGAGAACCTGGGCCATTTCGGGCTGAACCTGCGCCGCTACGCGCATTTCACCTCGCCGATCCGCCGCTACGCCGACCTGATCGTCCACCGAGCGCTGATCGCCGCCTGCCGGCTCGGCGCCGACGGCCTGCCCGCGGAGGTGTCGGTGGGCGAGCTCGCGCAGATCGGCGAGCAGATCTCGGCGGCCGAACGCCGCGCCATGGCGGCGGAGCGCGAGACCATCGACCGGCTGATCGCGCACCATCTCGTCGACCGGATCGGGGCGACCTTCGCGGGACAGATCGCGGGCGTCACGCGGTCGGGCCTGTTCATCAAGCTCGACGAGACCGGCGCGGACGGGTTCGTGCCGATCTCGCAGCTCGGCGCCGACTATTTCCGCCACGAGGAGGCCCGTCACGCCCTCGTGGGTGAGCGCAGCGGCGAGACTTTCCGGCTCGGCGACCGCGTCGAGGTCCGCCTGGTCGAGGCCGCGCCGGTGGCGGGGGCGCTCCGCTTCGAGCTGCTGAGCGCGGGCCAGACCCGCTCCGGGTCCAGCAAGGACGGCGCCGGCCGGAAGCCCGGCGGGCGGCCGTTCAAGGCCGCCCCCTCCGGCCGCCCGCCCGGCATCCGCAACTCCGGCACGCGCCATCGCGGCTCGCGCCGGTGA